One Dromiciops gliroides isolate mDroGli1 chromosome 3, mDroGli1.pri, whole genome shotgun sequence DNA segment encodes these proteins:
- the LOC122751558 gene encoding DNA-directed RNA polymerase II subunit RPB11-a-like: protein MNMPLAFESILFFERSKSQLLKDPQVLFAGYEVFHLLEHIIICLQTTPDYSLQETFNNTIMDLISRLSLLQEQFPVAIKDKQEGIE, encoded by the exons ATGAACATGCCTCTGGCCTTCGAATCCATCCTCTTCTTTGAGCGCAG CAAATCACAGTTACTGAAAGACCCTCAGGTGCTATTTGCAGGCTATGAAGTCTTCCACCTACTGGAACACATCATCATTTGCTTGCAGACCACTCCAGATTATAGCCTTCAGGAAACTTTCAACAACACCATCATGGATCTGATCAGCAGGCTCTCCTTGTTGCAAGAGCAATTCCCGGTTGCTATCAAAGACAAACAAGAAGGAATCGAATAG